A window from Theobroma cacao cultivar B97-61/B2 chromosome 3, Criollo_cocoa_genome_V2, whole genome shotgun sequence encodes these proteins:
- the LOC18606495 gene encoding myosin heavy chain, striated muscle, with product MFKSARWRSEKNRIKSVFKLQFHATQVTQLNVQALMISVVPGDGGKPTTKLDKATVQDGNCRWENPVYETVKFVREPKTGKINEKIYHFILSTGLGKGGLVGEASVNFAVYAEAIKTSTVSLPLKNSNSKAILHVSIQRLQENADQREVEEIEDASIKSQDRSLKAQLSNGDADESTKNDPIEDAPFSKTTHNVELRGNHRGSNGSDITISSSDSSGLNTPRELGMRNDNNNQDPPTYLSSMNHTSVTPKPTPIASTTIYEEWSAGSDHGMSTDDSNSSQDTFPRENSQHASDNEIEKLKNELIALSRHVDVSDLELQTLRKQIVKESKRGQDLSREVVTLKEERDELKLECEKLKAFQKRMDDGKTESRVQFESGDPWVLVEEIRQELNYEKHLNSNLRLQLQKTQESNAELILAVQDLEEMLDAKNMEISNPPNKSGSYDNAEVFRGTIGRSDTDEDEEQRALEQLVKEHRDTKETSVLEQKIMDLYSEIEIYRRDKDELEAQMEQLALDYEILKQENHDISYKLEQSQLQEQLKLQYECPSSFANINELETQIECLESELNKKSKEFSDSLATINELETHIKSLEEDLEKQAQLFEMDLESITRAKVEQEQRAIQAEEALRTTRLKNANTAERLQEEFKRLSMQMASTFDANEKVATKALTEASDLRLLKNQLEELLKKDKEELQSVREDYEAKLCNLSNQVNLKSNQIEQMLKQIDDKSKQLEHQKKHEEEASGAFSQEMCSLKAEIDKLTTENKFLCEQAEQAENLRLELERTQAFAKETDVQMQRGNLERNELANTIALMKKEAAKSLEELQRMSHLKDEKEAAVESLQSELDNLKTLCNKLKHSLFEDEVEKEKLRKQVVQLKGDLKKKEEAFTGMEKKLKENNGRAAGSDGTRTTLRNNKPSMVPRGPKEVASLREKIKLLEGQIKLKETALETSTNVFLEKERDLQKKINELEFRVEELNEQSTTLCQYQFKQVFKDAKEVGVTSDGKACISKQHGNTEPSVKSNDNLSTKEQKPSIVNKDCNQDELIAELSSLKERNQSMENELKDMQERYSEISLKFAEVEGERQQLVMTVRNLKNAKKS from the exons ATGTTTAAGTCGGCGAGATGGAGGAGCGAGAAGAACAGGATCAAATCTGTCTTCAAGTTGCAGTTCCATGCAACTCAA GTGACACAGTTAAATGTGCAAGCATTGATGATATCAGTGGTTCCTGGCGATGGGGGAAAACCGACAACAAAATTAGACAAGGCGACGGTTCAAGACGGTAACTGTCGATGGGAAAATCCAGTTTACGAGACCGTTAAATTTGTTCGAGAGCCAAAAACTGGGAAGATCAATGAGAAAATCTATCACTTTATCTTGTCAACA GGATTGGGAAAAGGCGGCTTGGTAGGGGAAGCTTCAGTTAATTTTGCTGTTTATGCTGAGGCAATTAAAACTTCCACCGTTTCTCTTCCATTAAAGAATTCAAACTCTAAAGCAATTTTGCAT GTCTCGATACAGAGGCTGCAGGAAAATGCTGATCAAAG AGAGGTGGAAGAAATTGAAGATGCAAGTATTAAATCGCAAGATAGGAGCTTGAAGGCCCAGTTGAGCAATGGTGATGCAGATGAAAGCACTAAGAATGATCCCATTGAA GATGCGCCTTTCAGCAAAACCACCCACAATGTTGAGTTGCGTGGGAACCATAGAGGATCTAATGGATCTGACATTACCATTTCAAGTTCTGATAGCTCTGGACTTAATACGCCACGAGAACTTGGAATGAGGAATGACAACAACAATCAGGACCCTCCCACTTATCTGTCATCTATGAATCACACCTCAGTTACTCCTAAACCAACACCAATTGCCTCAACAACAATCTATGAGGAATGGTCGGCAGGTTCTGATCATGGAATGAGTACTGATGACTCTAACAGTTCTCAGGACACCTTTCCGCGAGAAAACTCCCAACATGCTTCAGATAATGAGATTGAAAAGCTCAAGAATGAGCTTATTGCTTTGTCCAGGCATGTGGATGTGTCAGATTTGGAATTGCAGACTCTCAGAAAGCAAATTGTAAAGGAGAGCAAAAGGGGGCAGGATCTCTCACGAGAAGTTGTTACTttgaaagaagagagagatgaaCTCAAATTAGAGTGTGAGAAACTGAAGGCCTTTCAGAAGCGAATGGATGATGGAAAAACAGAAAGCAGGGTGCAGTTTGAGAGTGGGGACCCCTGGGTTCTTGTTGAAGAAATCAGACAAGAGCTGAATTACGAGAAGCACCTGAATTCCAATCTTCGGTTACAACTGCAGAAGACACAGGAATCAAATGCTGAGTTAATCCTTGCTGTACAAGACCTAGAAGAAATGTTGGATGCAAAGAATATGGAGATATCCAACCCTCCCAATAAATCAGGATCCTATGACAATGCTGAAGTATTTAGAGGAACCATCGGAAGAAGTGACACAGATGAGGATGAAGAGCAAAGGGCGTTGGAACAGCTTGTTAAAGAACACAGAGACACCAAGGAAACCTCTGTCCTGGAACAAAAGATCATGGACCTCTATAGTGAGATAGAGATCTACAGGAGAGACAAAGATGAGCTTGAGGCGCAAATGGAGCAGCTAGCACTTGACTATGAGATACTGAAGCAGGAAAATCACGACATCTCATACAAATTAGAACAAAGCCAGCTGCAAGAACAATTAAAGTTGCAGTATGAGTGCCCGTCTTCTTTTGCTAACATAAATGAACTTGAGACCCAAATTGAGTGCTTGGAAAGCGAACTCAACAAGAAGTCAAAAGAATTCTCTGACTCTCTAGCCACCATAAATGAACTAGAAACCCACATCAAAAGCTTGGAGGAAGATTTAGAGAAACAGGCACAACTATTTGAAATGGATCTAGAATCTATCACACGAGCCAAAGTTGAGCAGGAGCAAAGAGCTATCCAAGCCGAGGAAGCCTTGCGAACGACAAGATTGAAGAATGCCAATACAGCTGAAAGGCTACAGGAGGAATTCAAAAGGCTCTCCATGCAGATGGCCTCGACATTTGATGCAAATGAGAAGGTGGCTACAAAAGCTCTGACTGAAGCTAGTGACCTACGCTTGCTGAAAAATCAGCTGGAAGAACTGCTCAAGAAAGATAAGGAAGAGCTCCAATCAGTTAGGGAGGATTATGAGGCAAAACTCTGTAACCTTTCCAATCAagtgaatttaaaatcaaatcagaTAGAACAGATGTTGAAGCAAATTGATGATAAATCTAAGCAGCTTGAACATCAAAAGAAGCATGAGGAAGAAGCTAGTGGGGCATTTTCCCAGGAAATGTGCAGCCTAAAAGCTGAGATTGACAAGCTGACAACAGAAAATAAATTCCTCTGTGAACAAGCAGAGCAGGCAGAAAACTTGAGACTTGAGTTGGAGCGCACACAAGCATTTGCCAAAGAAACTGACGTGCAGATGCAAAGAGGAAATTTAGAAAGAAATGAGCTGGCAAATACAATTGctttgatgaaaaaggaagCAGCTAAGTCACTGGAGGAATTGCAAAGAATGAGTCATCTGAAGGATGAGAAAGAAGCAGCAGTTGAATCCTTACAATCAGAGCTGGACAACCTCAAAACTCTgtgcaataaattgaaacATTCTCTATTTGAGGATgaagtagagaaagaaaaactcaGAAAGCAAGTAGTTCAATTAAAGGGTGACCttaagaagaaggaagaagcaTTTACTGGCATGGAAAAGAAGCTGAAGGAGAACAACGGAAGAGCAGCAGGTTCTGATGGAACAAGAACAACATTAAGAAACAATAAACCCTCCATGGTTCCTCGTGGTCCTAAAGAGGTTGCAAGCCTGAGGGAGAAAATAAAGTTGCTTGAG GGACAAATAAAGTTAAAGGAAACTGCGTTAGAAACATCCACAAATGTCTTTCTGGAAAAGGAAAGGGATCTTCAGAAGAAAATTAATGAGTTAGAATTCAGAGTAGAAGAACTCAATGAGCAAAGCACCACTCTCTGCCAGTACCAATTCAAACAG GTATTTAAAGATGCTAAGGAGGTGGGGGTTACATCAGATGGGAAAGCATGCATATCCAAGCAACATGGAAATACTGAGCCTTCTGTGAAAAG CAATGACAATTTGTCAACGAAAGAACAGAAACCCTCTATTGTCAATAAGGACTGTAACCAGGATGAATTGATAGCTGAACTGTCATCGTTGAAGGAAAGAAACCAAtcaatggaaaatgaattGAAGGATATGCAAGAGCGATACTCCGAGATAAGCCTCAAATTTGCAGAGGTGGAAGGTGAACGACAACAGCTTGTGATGACCGTGCGGAACCTCAAGAATGCCAAGAAGAGCTAA
- the LOC18606496 gene encoding protein LURP-one-related 4, translated as MIKVHPLAAAAAAAAVPSSSSSSSYVTSRRETFTVWMKSLVMQGNGCTVYNENGEIVYRVDNYDKKCSDEVCLMDLQGKVLFTILRKNQWFFKRWVGDRSNDLNLNSEKLQFEVRKNFRNILKGNLSCQVIIICCDNGQASCYTITGMAGKSAFKITQGNGKLAAEAKRKQSSSGVLLGEDVLTLEVEQHVDHSLIMALVTVYGLIHHRL; from the exons ATGATCAAGGTTCATCCTCTTGCAGCTGCAGCCGCTGCTGCAGCTGTTCcttcctcttcctcttcttcttcatatGTCACTTCAAGGAGAGAAACTTTCACCGTATGGATGAAATCCCTTGTGATGCAAGGAAATGGATGCACTGTCTATAATGAAAACGGTGAGATTGTTTATCGAGTTGataattatgataaaaaatgcAGCGATGAGGTTTGCCTCATGGATCTTCAAGGCAAAGTTCTCTTCACGATACTAAGAAAG AATCAATGGTTTTTCAAAAGATGGGTGGGCGATAGAAGCAATGATTTGAATCTGAATTCTGAGAAGCTGCAGTTTGAAGTGAGAAAGAACTTCAGAAATATTCTTAAAGGAAATCTATCCTGTCAAGTCATCATTATCTGTTGTGATAATGGCCAAGCAAGCTGCTACACAATAACAGGCATGGCCGGTAAATCAGCTTTTAAAATAACACAAGGAAACGGAAAACTAGCAGCCGAG GCAAAGAGGAAGCAGTCATCTTCTGGGGTTCTATTAGGGGAGGATGTATTAACCTTGGAAGTTGAGCAGCATGTAGATCATTCCCTTATCATGGCTTTGGTAACTGTTTATGGACTTATTCATCATAGACTGTGA